A genomic window from Salvia miltiorrhiza cultivar Shanhuang (shh) chromosome 5, IMPLAD_Smil_shh, whole genome shotgun sequence includes:
- the LOC131026174 gene encoding salutaridinol 7-O-acetyltransferase-like: MVFNSVNLRTRADPPLSEYHFGNLIGASVTEVAAGDDGVEFLRKVREATKALSADYVARRKEREMQLKEVIRAQALANEVEVRLVFSSTCRFPVYEADFGWGRPVWVGYGGSPYKNVVYFMDRKSGGGIDALIQLSKQDMEKFEAHLMLKSNL, encoded by the coding sequence ATGGTGTTTAATTCGGTAAACCTACGGACCCGGGCTGACCCGCCGCTGTCCGAATACCACTTTGGTAACTTGATTGGGGCTTCAGTGACGGAGGTGGCGGCCGGGGACGACGGCGTCGAGTTCCTGCGGAAGGTGAGGGAAGCGACAAAGGCGTTAAGCGCCGACTATGTGGCTAGGCGGAAGGAGAGAGAGATGCAGTTGAAAGAGGTTATAAGGGCTCAGGCTCTAGCCAATGAAGTGGAGGTTAGACTCGTCTTTTCAAGCACGTGCAGATTTCCTGTATACGAAGCGGATTTTGGATGGGGCAGACCCGTATGGGTCGGGTACGGCGGGTCCCCCTACAAGAATGTGGTATATTTTATGGATAGAAAGAGTGGAGGTGGAATAGACGCATTGATTCAATTGAGCAAGCAAGACATGGAGAAATTCGAAGCTCATTTAATGTTGAAGAGTAATTtgtaa